ggtttgttttctgtatattctgctttgcatactcagtacatatttcgtactgaccccctttcttcgggggctgcgtttcatgcccgcaggtacagacgcacagtttggtgatccttccgtttaggacatccccttctgctgtttcgagtgctcttctcattccagagcatacattttggtatatatttgttcgctatgtatatgtgtatttgttcaggggtacggcggggccctgtcccgccatatgattcgtttggtctgtttagaggtctgtagacgtatttgtgggtgtgtgtgcctgcttctgtacagatgtgtgtatatgtccctattcgctatggcagcctcgtcggcttgcattttgtatatgtatatggcagccttgtcggcgtgcgtttgtatatgtgttttgggccgttgtgccatttgacagccttgccggctttttgatatatgtctatgtatatgttgcgctgaaatgtgtctgatgcagtttgatatagtttgagacgacatatagcagttatagccatatatgctatctgtttgtgattcgatttggataagtgtgttacgatttgatatgtttgtctgtctgggtgtccaagtagggcaccagttgcggcccacggggctgggtcgtgacagaaatatggttgattgtttaagatatataaaattgtagtatgcgtatatacaatgaaatacaatgaaatatatcagaaactgtttcataagttagaaatacaacgaaatatactgaaatatactgaaacaacacactgaaatatactgaaacgttttatcaaacacttggagagcatgaagctccacaactctcatcggaGGTGGAGTATGCGTTGGATTCATGCCAAAGGGCGGTAGAATAGCGCCGTTATCAATGAGAAGAGATTCAACAATTATTAACGAAAAACATAGAGCAATTCGATCAAAAGAGCGGTTTAATGGTGGACGGGCGTTGGAATTTGAGGGCGTGTTGATGCACTGCACTTTCTTCGCCTTCACTACTATCCTTACAGTAGAAATCCCATGGCCGGTGAACCACCGCTGCCGCCGCAGAGAAGAAGTGGAAGTGTCggaaaagtaagaaacaaacCAAACAAAATCAGCTGTGTAACTAGCAGGAAACTAACACCCAAAACAATATCTAAAACCGAGTTGTTTCCACCCAATAAAAATCGCCGCCGTCACCTCCATTTTCGACGGCGAACAAAACAAGTAGATCTGGAAATCTTTTGAAATAAGATGAAGATGGGAAGagtaaaaatgagaaaaaagtcaTCGTCGCCGTCGTCACCTCCAGTCGTAGCTGCCTGTAATGCTGGAGTCCATGACTTTTTCTTAGATCTGGATTTGGTGTATTTTCCGATGATCTGCATTTGGTGTAAAAATCGAAAATATCTCATCAACACTTTTATATTTCTCTGGGACCATCACTAATTAGCTTTTGTTCAACGCCGATCGAAATCTTTCTGTGTTTGGAGAGGGAacgaagagagagaaagagaagggtgagggagaaatagatttgagaggtgggagaaaatcaatttaaaagagaaacttgTGGAATACAGGACACTAGTTATGATGTGTAAATCAATTTATTTTCtccatgcactttaatttgttcacttttgacttttcacattctttgagaattaataaatcacacgtggatatatgtcatagtactgaatatttattcttttttcaTGTATACACgcgtgcacttctattttaattctccgacacatatttatttcctccgtgcacttttacttattcattttgacttttcacgttatttaagaattaataaatgaagtactccttccgtcccatataACTTGGCcatattactatacttgacttttcacgttttttaagaattaataaaaatgaagtactcccttcgtccatattaacgtagacatgtatcatagtacttaatatttaattcccttctcatgtatagacatatgcactttaaatttaattctccgacacatttattttctccgtgcacttttacttgttcacttttgattttagTGTTCtagctaaatatttattctcttctcatgtatagacatatgcaattcaattttaattctcctacacaaatttatttcctccgtgcagtttaatttgttcatttttgacttttcacattctttgagaattaataaatctcacgtggatatatgtcatagtgctgaatatttattctcttctcatgtatacacgtgtgcacttctattttaattctccgacacatatttatttcctccgtgcacttttagttcattttttacttttcacgttatttaagaattaataaataaagtactccttccgtcccatattacttggccacattactatacttgactttttacgttctttaagaattaataaaaaaaaagtactcccttcgtctatATTATTTGGCCAAATTACTAAAAATATacgtctatttttctattctatatttatcttcttttctatttctattgtccccgttttccttctttgtcaatattttaaacgtgaagagaagacgaacaatagcaatgcaaatttgcaccaaaagttattttaatgctcctacacataacttgttcacttttgacttttcacgttctttgaaaattaataaatcaagtatatattttatcataatatccatatttattggtatatattctcaatagcctcagaaaatgatttgaaaatgaataattaatgtgaagggtaaaataagaagaagaattgtTTCCCTTAATATGTTAACatcgacaagtaaaagtaaagggagggagtgacatttatccccgttttccttcattgtcaatactttacttatttactctcctttgcagtatttgattattgtttctttacatttataaaatgtattactttatattttcatttcagaattaaaatttggtgattaatgatgtaacatatatctttctaattttgatttctttgtaacaattaatataaaaaattataatatatttttaattaatttaataaaaatattaaaatggtttttatgtttggatctgaataaTTACTTTATTaaaatggatatcaacctgtcggtatacatataaaatattaaagaatttaaaagaaaaaatttagaatcaaaatattaattttttctcatattcttactatttgtttttacatcaatgaacaactttcattgtcatgataacgataaaaaagtccgactctttccatctcaaagacttttaattacaactaaagtaaaggtacataaaatacattatatatatatatatatatatatatataataacaattagaatgtttttaaaagttattttcaaaatacaatccttaaagactgactaattaaagtgaatagacatgttcggcccgtgcatcgcacgggcatgtattgctagtatatatatatataatactaacaaatatataattagtattagtacaaactaaTTGTTTAGAAGTTGGAATTGCTTGTAgtttcttttaaatattttcatATGTGTAAGATGTTAGTATGATATAATTGATTGAAATGTCCTTTTTGTGTACCGAAATATATATATCTTGGTTGAAATgcctttttgtgtaattgattaacgAAGGGCATTGCTTGTActttttttgaatatttttacacgtGTAAGGTGTTAATAtaatataattgagacgtttcttgaaTAGTCGATGTCTTAAtttttattatatgtatatatgtaagtcGTAGTCGAACAAACTATGGTTACCGAATTATCGTACCGCAAAATATAGAAATCAAACTTAAAAATAACAAATCATACCAAATTAATTTAATATAATAATGatataatatttttaaatatcGAAAATCGAAATTACCGAACTAAAATTTTAAATACCGTATCAAATCATACTATGCCCACTCCTAGTAGTAGGACTTAATATTCTCTGCCTCTTCTTAATTCTTAAAATGACCGCATTGTACTTCTCTGCAAAAATAACCATCTAGGATCTATATATGTTTCTTGACCTTTAGGTTCAGCTAAGGTCAAGGTTCTTTGATCTGTTATCCACATGGTTTTAATTTGTTAAGATTTGGACGGTAGCGTGATGCCTTTCCAGTGACTACTAGGTACTTCTTTATTAATAATTTGACTTCTACTGAAATACAATATCTGAATGTTCCCTAAAGTGAACACCACATatctaaacaaaataaaaatagggTAGGCAAATCCAGCCAAAACTTCCATTTCAAATAGGCGTAGAACGTACTGGATAATACTTGAACATTACAATTTAGCCACTGATTAACAGATTAACCTAACTTAAAATGAGTTAGATAATCATCCATTAGTTACATTTTGGACTTGAAGAATCAAACATTATACACCCCTTCTTCCTGAGTCAGACTTGGTCAACGATTTAAGCCTTACTAAGAATTTGACATTTTTATCCCAAGTTGACccgtccttcttcttctttttctccggCGAACCTGCCGGCCAATTGTCTGGCGACTCCATCAAGCTCCGACCTATTCTCTCCGGCGTCCTTGTCATGTCATCATACTCGTGTCCGCCCTCCGTTGCATCCACATCAGCACCCAAAATCTTCGCTTGCATGGCGGTCAACGCAGCTTTTACTGCCACATCAGCATCCCTCCTATTCCTCAACAAGATCTCTCCAATATGAGCTGGCGTGAGGGTCCCACCAGACCTTATGCAACTCTCCACCACGTCGAACAGCACGTGCGAGTCCAACCCTAAGTAATTCTTCACCAAGACCTTGAAGGCATGCATCCCACACGTGCCAAGGCTAACGTGCATGTCCATGCGCCCACATCTAAGCAGCGCCGGGTCTACATTGTCCTTATGATTTGTAGTGAAAACTATCACCTTCTCTTCTCCACAACACGACCATAGCCCATCGGTGAAGTTCAACAGGCCCGATAATGTAACCCGTCCGTTATCTTCTGTATTATCGCCAATGACATGATGGCGATTCTTCTTGTGCATTGATTGGTTATTCCTCATTTTTGTCCGCCTATCGCCCGTTAAGTTAACGGAACAATCGATGTCCTCAATGACGATGATGGACCGATTTGTTGTTTGTATAAGTAAAGCTCTGAGTTCAGAGTTGTCTGAGACTTTGCTGAGCTCGAGATCATACACGTCGTAGCAAAGAAAATTCGCCATGGCAGCAATGAGGCTCGATTTACCtgatcctgggggtccatatagCAAGTAACCACGCTTCCATGCACGTCCGATCTTGTGGTAGAACTCTTTTCCTTCCGAAAATGCAGTTAGGTCATCCATGAGTTGTGTCTTCAGCTCCGGCTCGAGGGCGAGTGTTTCGAATGTGGAAGGGTGGCGAAAAGGGACAGAGGACCAGCCAGATTCATACGAACCATGACCGTTGTTCGTGAAGAGTCTCCTCTCACGAGAAACCCTCTCGAACTCCTCCGCTCGAGCAGTTACCTGCTCGAGGTAAGGGTTGAGGAGTTCAAGGCGGTGGCGTTTGGGAAGTTTGAGGGTGAAGCTACGCTTCTCTTCAACCGAGTCCTGAACGTTGTCGACCTGATGTGTCCAAGAAAGGTGGTGACCACGGAAAGTGTCGTGGACCATCTGATTAGGGGCCACGGTGTAGGAAATGCGGTTGGAAGATTTAGAGCGAGAGAGAGTAAGACGACGGCAAGTGGAAGAGGAGTTTATGGAGTTCAAGTAAAGGTTTACGTGTCGATAAAGATCGTTAACGTCAACTCCACAATAGCCGTTGAATTCGGGGATTTCGAAGTAGGAATAAGGGCTAATGAAATCTTGGATAGATTCATAGAAAGAGTGAAGCAAGGATACAAGCTGAGTGGGCAAAACGTTTTGGAGAACTGTTAGAAGGCCTAAGAATGACCAGATTTGTGACAATATCTCCATGTTTGACAAAGGTTTGGGAAATATTGGAAGAAGATACGAAGAAATGGAGATGAAGTTTGTGGAGTTATGTAAGGGGAAATGTTGGGAGCTAATTACTGGGGGGTGTGATTTGTGAATATAATTATGCTAAAAAGGAAACCAAAGTGACTGTTTGAGAGCTGAAAAGAGAGTGTAAACAAAAGTAAAAGCAAAAGATAGGCATGAAGCCGATACTGTTCTTTTACTTTTACTTTTCTCTTTCCGTGCAGAGACGAATATATGCAACTCATTCTTCATAATATCTCTCTTTTTTCCTTCCGTCCTTGGCTAAGAAGGCAGGTAAGTAAAACACAATCTGAGTAAATATAATTAAAATTTAAGTTAGATACATTTTTTTCTTACACTATCATGTCactcaaaaaataattataatcgtTAAATATAAGACGGGTTACCTACTATACAAGGTAAAGTGACCCGATAGTATAAAAATTTTCTTATACCAATTCCAATATATGGCTAGTCATATGTACAAATTTTGTCCTTTGACCCATTAAGTTTTGACTTAGTTATGTTTTaaaattttccatttttattactctggatcaaaaagagtgttcactcaGTCATTTGCAcatccttaagaaaatactaactcttaaatattttttagataatttgactaaactgcccttaattaaataggtattgagatttgatcacataacacttaattaaagaaatttgaaaaaataaggttaattctttcataagtgaacactcttttttattaaaaaaaaaatactaagtcaACGCTCTTTTTTATATGAAGGGAGTATTAGTTACGTATAGCATTTGTTTCAAATTGGTAGGGAGTGTGGGTTTTCCCtgacttttattattattaataattagtACATACTAATTCCAATAGATAACGCGCGCTCACGAAGATATTGGAATGTGATGTGAAGAAGAGGGGCCCTTTTGCTTTAGACAATGCCTTTAATTTGTTTTCCAACTTTAATTTGCCGCTTTAGCTTTAGGTTAAGTTTCAGTAGAATTGGGTCTTTATATGTAAGAGAATGTTCTTTGGTATAGTCCTATAATTTACTCATCAAGTAGCTCATCATGAGACAACCTAACAATATCCTGATTCATTTTCTCCTAATCAtatttttgcttttaaaaaaaataaaaataaaatcttcATATTCTTACTATTTCTTCAATCGTGTCCACAAACAAGTACTCATTGTAAGATCGATAAATGTTTCATATTTGATTAAAGTTTGATATGCAGATGACTACAGCTAGCTGAGGCTAAACAATTAAATATACCATCAGTGCATTTTTTGTTAACAATATTATGTCATTTAATGAATATAGATTTACATACAAATAAGCTCCTTAAAATGTGAAATTTGTAAAGACAAGTTACCTACTACAACACAGGTAAAAGATCTTactcaaacatatatatatcaaggtAAACAAATTGAGAAAGTGGTTATTTTCCCATTTCTATTACCATAATGAAACTGATGTCTATTACTTGCGTTTGGACCACATTCATCTTCATACCGTTGATAGAATGAAGGAAAGTCGACTACCTTCTTTAAGTTATTTGCAGTTGAGGATCTATTATATATTGGTAATTATGTTTAACTGAGACGGTACTTTCTTTCGATTAACATTGCAATTTCTTTAGATTAGTAACTAGATTAAATTGCTCTATAACTACATAAAGAGGTTTGAAGCTTGTTTGTTTCAAttacaaagaaaagaaattaactaGCCTATTTTAGATGTGATCGAGTTGACAAATGAGGGCGGCAGGTCCAGTTAATAAAAAGCTCAAGACTCAACCCGTCCAAAATTTTGCTTGGGTCAAAGTGAGTTGGATCAAGATGAATCAAATAAGGGTTCATAATTCAACCCATCCAAAATGACTCAACCTCCAATCAATTAAAAACTCAAATAACAAAGTTGTATTTTATTATTTGGTGAAGaagatatcatatatatacacgcAGGATAATTTTGGTTGTCCATTCCCATTGAAATATATGCCAATTTCTTGCCTTTGTTCAGGTTCAATCTCTTTTGATTGTTCAAACTTAATCTAAAgtttattccaaaaaaaaaaaaaaaaaaacagccttTCAAACAAAGTTTCTTTGAGGTAAATGTATTTTTTGAGCTTGAACAAAGGCAAATATATTTGAGGTTTCTTTTTCACGTACTTCTTTTGTGGGCATGGAGATAGGGAAAGAGGCATTTTTGCTTAGCATTTTACCAATTGCTACCTTATATTAATATGCTTGAGCCTTTTTCCTTTTATGTTTTTTCACTTTCACAAAAGAGAAAAAGAACCAAGGGAATGGGTGACAGTAAAAGCCAAATTTTCAAGCGTTTTTTAGGAAGAGAAGGGGGATTAGAATATTAGTTGGAGGTCAGCCTTGTCGA
The sequence above is a segment of the Lycium barbarum isolate Lr01 chromosome 6, ASM1917538v2, whole genome shotgun sequence genome. Coding sequences within it:
- the LOC132645072 gene encoding AAA-ATPase At4g25835-like, which encodes MEILSQIWSFLGLLTVLQNVLPTQLVSLLHSFYESIQDFISPYSYFEIPEFNGYCGVDVNDLYRHVNLYLNSINSSSTCRRLTLSRSKSSNRISYTVAPNQMVHDTFRGHHLSWTHQVDNVQDSVEEKRSFTLKLPKRHRLELLNPYLEQVTARAEEFERVSRERRLFTNNGHGSYESGWSSVPFRHPSTFETLALEPELKTQLMDDLTAFSEGKEFYHKIGRAWKRGYLLYGPPGSGKSSLIAAMANFLCYDVYDLELSKVSDNSELRALLIQTTNRSIIVIEDIDCSVNLTGDRRTKMRNNQSMHKKNRHHVIGDNTEDNGRVTLSGLLNFTDGLWSCCGEEKVIVFTTNHKDNVDPALLRCGRMDMHVSLGTCGMHAFKVLVKNYLGLDSHVLFDVVESCIRSGGTLTPAHIGEILLRNRRDADVAVKAALTAMQAKILGADVDATEGGHEYDDMTRTPERIGRSLMESPDNWPAGSPEKKKKKDGSTWDKNVKFLVRLKSLTKSDSGRRGV